Proteins encoded within one genomic window of Akkermansiaceae bacterium:
- a CDS encoding MFS transporter: MPPPVAEATDLRFDEISTVVGKPRNPRLAASLYFLTDGMVFGTWAALIPSFKAKFGLSEAELSVVLLAIAAGAIFSMPATGRTVARHGSRANLRIYAPAFCVSLALLVLSPHFTLFIAAAFLFGAVKGAFNVSVNSQAIAIENAAKKPIISSFHALWSLGGMSAALVVGAALKAGLSPASIAIGIAVVLLAVVTAFHPQLLGGDATPKAAAKGKFRFPDGKLLRIGIVTFMVLFAEGVMMDWSVVYARTISGAEAWLAPVAYGVFSGCMALGRLFGGALISRLGPSGMLTVGGIFTTAGLAVVTGIHHWPATFVGLALAGFGLANLVPILFGAGGRAHEGGAGNGIATISIMGYFGFLIGPPLIGSISHQAGLPAAFALVMAFAFFIAAFGNRFLGETITRKAS, encoded by the coding sequence ATGCCACCACCCGTTGCGGAAGCCACCGATCTCCGGTTCGACGAAATCAGCACCGTCGTCGGCAAGCCGCGGAATCCCCGGCTGGCGGCGTCCCTCTACTTTCTCACCGATGGCATGGTGTTCGGGACGTGGGCGGCGCTGATCCCCTCCTTCAAGGCGAAGTTCGGGCTGTCCGAAGCGGAGCTGAGCGTGGTGCTGCTGGCCATCGCCGCCGGGGCCATTTTCTCGATGCCCGCGACAGGACGCACGGTCGCCCGCCATGGCAGCCGGGCGAACCTCCGGATTTACGCGCCCGCGTTCTGCGTGTCACTGGCGCTGCTGGTGCTCAGCCCGCACTTCACGCTGTTCATCGCCGCCGCCTTTCTCTTCGGCGCGGTGAAGGGTGCCTTCAACGTGTCGGTGAATTCCCAAGCCATCGCGATCGAGAATGCGGCGAAGAAGCCGATCATTTCATCCTTCCACGCGCTGTGGAGCCTGGGTGGCATGTCCGCCGCGCTGGTGGTGGGTGCGGCCCTGAAAGCCGGGCTGTCCCCTGCCTCGATCGCCATCGGCATCGCGGTGGTGTTGCTGGCGGTGGTGACCGCGTTCCATCCGCAACTGCTGGGCGGGGATGCGACGCCGAAAGCCGCCGCGAAAGGAAAGTTCCGCTTTCCCGATGGGAAGCTGCTGCGCATCGGCATCGTCACCTTCATGGTATTGTTCGCGGAAGGGGTGATGATGGACTGGAGCGTGGTCTATGCGCGCACCATCTCCGGAGCGGAGGCCTGGCTGGCTCCGGTGGCCTATGGCGTTTTCTCCGGTTGCATGGCGCTCGGACGACTGTTCGGCGGCGCGCTGATCTCCAGGCTGGGACCTTCCGGCATGCTGACGGTGGGCGGCATCTTCACGACCGCCGGTCTGGCCGTCGTCACCGGCATCCATCATTGGCCGGCCACCTTCGTCGGCCTGGCGCTCGCCGGCTTCGGCCTCGCGAATCTGGTGCCGATCCTGTTCGGTGCGGGTGGACGCGCGCATGAAGGCGGCGCGGGAAATGGCATCGCCACCATCTCCATCATGGGATACTTTGGATTCCTCATCGGACCACCCCTCATCGGCAGCATCAGCCACCAGGCGGGGCTGCCGGCGGCCTTCGCGCTGGTGATGGCCTTCGCGTTCTTCATCGCCGCATTCGGAAACCGCTTCCTCGGCGAAACCATCACCCGCAAAGCATCATGA
- a CDS encoding hydantoinase B/oxoprolinase family protein, translating into MAGTWKVRVDTGGTFTDAWALTPSGEERRCKVLSDGSLIFELSPPDAEGWHDLGRAPACGDGVLTGFSAGDGLTVTADREHGRFIRLSRSFPGGRLVLRSGDEAPVLAARLLTGTPPGTKLPPMDFRVATTRGTNALLERKGARTALFVTEGFGDLPKIRDQRRALLFSLTQPDAEILCEEVVEISARLSSTGEIVDEPDEATVKEEARRCVTAGIRAAAVAIIHSWKDPSMERKVAAWLLEEGFSHVTTSSGVSPVIRFLPRLETALADAWLAPIMRGFTAKVAAAMETGEPWMMTSAGGLSAASAYQPKDSLLSGPAGGLVGSAAIARAAGFPKVLTFDMGGTSTDVARIDGPFSFRYEQEVGPARVLAPAMKIETVAAGGGSICRWHLGRLEVGPESAGSDPGPACYGRGGPLTVTDVNLLLGHMRPEGAGIPIDGEPARHELRKLMDAMEADGVTPPPVRELLEGLRNIAVGKMAEAIRAISFSEGHHPENFALFAFGGAGPQHACAVADNLGIRTVLVPGDAGLLSAWGLHQARRQEQAVRQVLKPLAETDTAAIWGGLAVESSAALAIAAPSFRWLAELRLTGQDTPIEVEAPSADAGGDFLTDRFREAYRKLYGYDPSAARTIECVTLRVIAEEAEVALDAETFGGAELTGPHLLQDRFSTCVIPAGWQMRRGSRRSLLLEKISADAAGSLEDGNPEIRAALFRNRFEGLVTEMGALLRRTAISPNIRERLDYSCALLDAGARLVVNAPHVPVHLGALGVCVREVASRIDLGPGDVVVTNHPAAGGSHLPDITVIAAAFDGSGKRIGYVANRAHHAEIGGIAPGSMPAAARHLAEEGVVIPPMKWITAGTPDPSSLEDLLRHSPHPSRRPEENLADLEAQAASVAHGIRTLEALAGTHGGDLVRAEMEGILSRSAALMEGLLQRHDGRRFHRSGALDDGTAIETSITVEGGGMTVDFTGTGPVHPQNLNATPAIVRSVLLYVLRLWLDEDIPLNEGLLASTEVILPRCFLNPEFPDDPEKCPAVVGGNVETSQRLTDLLLAALGLCANGQGTMNNFLFGNGTFGYYETIAGGSGAGAGFHGNSGRHVHMTNTAITDPEILEHRFPVRLHRFAIRRESGGKGEHHGGDGVTREVEFLEPMTVSLLTERRTTRPEGMTGGEGGECGEQIRILVDGTEQPLPGAVTYEATARERILIHTPGGGGWGDSH; encoded by the coding sequence GTGGCAGGAACATGGAAAGTCCGGGTGGATACCGGCGGCACATTCACCGACGCATGGGCACTCACCCCCTCGGGGGAGGAACGCCGGTGCAAGGTGCTCTCCGATGGTTCCCTGATCTTCGAACTTTCCCCGCCTGATGCGGAGGGCTGGCATGATCTGGGCCGCGCACCCGCCTGCGGGGACGGCGTGCTCACGGGATTTTCCGCAGGCGATGGCCTGACCGTCACCGCCGACCGGGAACATGGGCGGTTCATCCGGCTTTCCCGATCCTTTCCCGGCGGGCGGCTGGTCCTGCGCAGCGGTGACGAGGCCCCGGTGCTGGCGGCACGCCTGCTGACCGGCACCCCGCCCGGAACGAAGCTGCCGCCGATGGATTTCCGTGTGGCCACCACCCGGGGGACGAATGCCCTGCTGGAACGGAAGGGTGCGCGCACCGCCCTGTTTGTCACGGAAGGATTCGGCGACCTGCCGAAGATCCGCGACCAGCGCCGGGCACTGCTGTTCTCGCTCACGCAACCGGATGCGGAGATCCTCTGCGAGGAGGTGGTGGAGATTTCCGCCCGCCTTTCATCTACTGGAGAAATCGTAGATGAACCCGACGAAGCAACGGTCAAGGAGGAGGCCCGGCGATGCGTCACCGCGGGCATCCGTGCCGCGGCCGTCGCGATCATCCACTCGTGGAAGGACCCATCCATGGAGAGAAAGGTCGCCGCGTGGCTGCTGGAGGAAGGATTCAGCCATGTCACCACCTCCTCCGGGGTGTCACCGGTGATCCGCTTTCTGCCGCGACTGGAGACGGCGCTCGCGGACGCGTGGCTGGCCCCGATCATGCGCGGCTTCACGGCAAAGGTGGCCGCGGCGATGGAAACGGGCGAGCCATGGATGATGACCAGCGCGGGAGGACTGTCCGCCGCGTCCGCCTACCAGCCGAAGGACTCGCTCCTTTCCGGGCCTGCGGGTGGCTTGGTCGGCTCCGCGGCCATCGCCCGGGCGGCGGGATTTCCGAAGGTGCTCACTTTCGACATGGGCGGCACCAGCACGGATGTGGCCCGGATCGACGGGCCGTTTTCATTCCGCTATGAACAGGAAGTGGGACCGGCGCGGGTGCTGGCTCCCGCGATGAAGATCGAGACGGTGGCCGCTGGCGGTGGATCGATCTGCCGCTGGCATCTCGGCAGGCTGGAGGTGGGGCCGGAAAGCGCGGGTTCTGATCCCGGGCCGGCATGCTATGGCCGTGGCGGGCCGCTGACCGTCACGGATGTGAACCTCCTCCTGGGGCACATGCGCCCGGAGGGTGCGGGCATCCCCATCGATGGAGAACCCGCCCGCCATGAACTCCGCAAGCTGATGGACGCGATGGAGGCGGACGGCGTGACGCCGCCTCCGGTCCGGGAGCTGTTGGAAGGACTGCGGAACATCGCCGTGGGAAAAATGGCGGAGGCGATCCGTGCCATCTCGTTTTCCGAAGGACATCATCCGGAGAACTTCGCCTTGTTCGCCTTCGGCGGGGCGGGGCCGCAACATGCCTGTGCCGTGGCGGACAACCTGGGCATCCGGACGGTGCTGGTGCCGGGTGACGCGGGCCTGTTGAGCGCATGGGGCCTCCATCAGGCACGGCGGCAGGAGCAAGCGGTGCGGCAGGTGCTCAAGCCGTTGGCGGAGACTGATACCGCGGCGATCTGGGGCGGGCTTGCGGTCGAATCATCCGCGGCTCTGGCCATCGCCGCGCCATCGTTCCGCTGGCTGGCCGAGCTGCGGTTAACCGGACAAGACACCCCCATCGAGGTCGAGGCTCCGTCCGCCGATGCGGGCGGGGATTTCCTGACCGATCGCTTCCGGGAGGCCTACCGCAAGCTCTATGGCTATGATCCATCCGCCGCGCGCACCATCGAATGCGTGACCCTGCGGGTGATCGCCGAAGAGGCGGAGGTCGCGCTGGATGCGGAGACATTCGGCGGGGCGGAACTGACCGGCCCGCATCTTCTCCAGGATCGCTTCAGCACCTGTGTGATTCCCGCGGGATGGCAGATGAGGCGCGGCTCACGGCGGTCCCTGTTGTTGGAAAAGATTTCGGCTGACGCAGCAGGCTCGCTGGAAGACGGCAATCCGGAGATCCGCGCGGCTCTCTTCCGCAACCGCTTCGAAGGTCTGGTGACGGAGATGGGCGCGTTGCTGCGCCGAACGGCCATCTCCCCGAACATCCGTGAGCGGCTGGACTATTCCTGCGCACTGCTGGATGCCGGGGCGCGGCTGGTGGTGAACGCTCCGCACGTGCCGGTCCATCTGGGTGCGCTGGGGGTCTGTGTGCGGGAGGTCGCATCAAGGATCGACCTCGGCCCCGGCGATGTGGTGGTGACCAACCATCCCGCGGCCGGTGGCTCGCATCTGCCGGACATCACGGTGATCGCCGCCGCATTTGACGGAAGCGGCAAGCGGATTGGTTACGTGGCGAACCGCGCGCACCATGCCGAGATCGGCGGCATCGCTCCGGGATCCATGCCTGCCGCCGCACGCCATCTCGCGGAGGAAGGCGTGGTGATCCCGCCGATGAAATGGATCACGGCGGGGACGCCTGATCCTTCCTCATTGGAAGACCTCCTCCGCCATTCCCCGCATCCATCGCGGCGGCCGGAGGAAAACCTCGCGGACCTGGAAGCGCAGGCCGCCTCCGTCGCGCATGGCATCCGCACGCTGGAGGCGTTGGCCGGAACCCATGGCGGCGACCTCGTGCGGGCGGAAATGGAAGGCATCCTTTCACGCTCCGCCGCCCTCATGGAAGGCCTGCTCCAGCGCCATGACGGCCGGAGATTCCACCGCTCCGGGGCGCTGGATGATGGCACAGCCATCGAGACCTCCATCACCGTGGAAGGTGGCGGCATGACCGTGGATTTCACCGGCACGGGTCCTGTCCATCCGCAGAACCTCAACGCCACCCCGGCCATCGTCCGCAGCGTGTTGCTCTATGTGCTGCGCCTGTGGCTGGACGAGGACATCCCGCTCAACGAAGGACTGCTGGCATCCACCGAAGTGATCCTGCCGCGATGTTTCCTGAACCCGGAGTTTCCCGATGATCCGGAGAAATGCCCTGCCGTGGTTGGCGGGAATGTCGAGACGAGCCAGCGCCTCACCGACCTGCTGCTGGCCGCGCTCGGCCTCTGCGCCAATGGCCAGGGCACGATGAACAACTTCCTCTTCGGCAACGGCACCTTCGGCTACTACGAAACCATCGCCGGAGGGTCCGGTGCCGGAGCCGGCTTCCACGGCAACAGCGGACGCCATGTCCACATGACGAACACCGCGATCACGGATCCGGAGATTCTCGAACACCGCTTCCCCGTGCGCCTGCACCGGTTCGCGATCCGCAGGGAATCCGGAGGCAAGGGCGAGCACCACGGCGGTGACGGCGTGACGCGGGAAGTCGAGTTCCTCGAACCCATGACCGTCTCGCTGCTGACGGAACGCCGCACCACCCGCCCGGAAGGAATGACCGGAGGTGAAGGCGGGGAATGCGGAGAACAGATCCGCATCCTGGTGGATGGTACGGAACAACCGCTGCCCGGTGCCGTGACCTATGAAGCCACCGCCCGTGAACGCATCCTGATCCACACGCCGGGTGGCGGTGGATGGGGCGACTCTCACTGA
- a CDS encoding HAD family phosphatase, with translation MTTPRDALRNARGILFDMDGVLIDSEPTHEKAIIALSRELGDELTDHATIQSFKGAPEKFMAKRLMEIYPEQTRTSPELIARKVELYAALFTEHVTLIPQAIDFLKASRAAGRLHGLTTSASRATQRLSFETFGFGQYFDTIITGEDITKGKPDPEPFLLTAEKLGLDPAECIVIEDSINGVRSGHAAGCTVIALTTTFPREALFEAGADHVIDSYSELLEA, from the coding sequence ATGACCACTCCCCGCGACGCCCTCCGGAATGCCCGTGGCATCCTCTTCGACATGGATGGGGTTCTGATCGACTCCGAGCCGACCCATGAGAAGGCGATCATCGCTCTGTCCCGGGAGCTGGGCGACGAACTGACCGACCACGCGACCATCCAGTCCTTCAAAGGCGCGCCGGAGAAGTTCATGGCGAAGCGGCTGATGGAGATCTACCCGGAACAGACGCGGACTTCGCCGGAACTCATCGCCCGCAAGGTGGAACTCTACGCCGCCCTTTTCACGGAACACGTGACGCTCATCCCGCAGGCCATCGATTTCCTGAAGGCATCCCGGGCGGCGGGACGGCTGCATGGCCTGACCACCTCCGCATCCCGCGCGACGCAGAGGTTGTCTTTCGAGACCTTCGGCTTCGGCCAATACTTCGACACCATCATCACCGGTGAGGACATCACGAAAGGGAAACCGGATCCGGAACCGTTTCTCCTGACCGCGGAGAAGCTGGGGCTTGATCCCGCGGAGTGCATCGTCATCGAGGACTCCATCAACGGCGTGCGCTCCGGCCACGCGGCGGGCTGCACGGTCATCGCGCTGACCACGACTTTCCCGCGCGAAGCCCTGTTCGAAGCGGGTGCCGATCATGTGATCGACTCCTACTCCGAGCTGCTGGAGGCCTGA
- a CDS encoding aldo/keto reductase: MEYRQLGGSGLMVPALTFGAGTFGGTTEFFKAWGSSDVKEATRLVDICLEAGLNMFDTADVYSKGDSESILGEALKGRRDQVLISTKATFRFDNGANNVGSSRHHLTRTIDASLKRLQTDYIDLFQLHGFDAKTPVEEALSTLDGFVKAGKIRYLGVSNFSGWHLMKSLAVADRYGWTRYVAHQAYYSLIGRDYEWELMPLGLDQKVGAMVWSPLGWGRLTGKIRRGAPLPEGSRLNSQTVVDAGPQVEDEFLYQVVDALDEVAEETGKSVPQVALNWLLQRPTVSSVIIGARNEEQLKQNLGAVGWNLTKEQVAKLDEASKRPFAYPYFHQQGFAERNPFPV, from the coding sequence ATGGAATACAGACAACTTGGTGGATCAGGATTGATGGTGCCTGCCCTGACCTTCGGTGCGGGGACGTTCGGAGGAACCACGGAGTTCTTCAAAGCATGGGGTTCGTCCGATGTGAAGGAGGCCACCCGGTTGGTGGACATCTGCCTGGAGGCGGGCCTCAACATGTTCGATACCGCGGACGTTTATTCCAAGGGGGATTCCGAATCCATCCTAGGCGAAGCTCTCAAGGGCCGCCGTGACCAGGTGCTCATTTCGACCAAGGCCACCTTCCGTTTCGATAACGGGGCGAACAACGTCGGCTCCTCCCGTCACCATCTCACCCGCACCATCGACGCTTCATTGAAGCGTCTGCAGACGGACTACATCGACCTTTTCCAGCTCCACGGGTTCGACGCGAAGACCCCCGTTGAGGAAGCGCTTTCCACCCTGGATGGCTTCGTGAAAGCCGGAAAGATCCGCTACCTGGGTGTCTCGAATTTCTCCGGTTGGCACCTCATGAAGTCGCTGGCGGTGGCGGACCGCTACGGCTGGACCCGCTATGTCGCGCACCAGGCGTACTACTCGCTCATCGGCCGTGACTATGAGTGGGAACTGATGCCGCTGGGCCTGGACCAGAAGGTCGGCGCGATGGTGTGGAGTCCGCTTGGTTGGGGACGCCTCACCGGAAAGATCCGCCGCGGTGCGCCACTGCCGGAGGGCAGCCGTCTGAACTCGCAGACCGTCGTGGATGCGGGGCCGCAGGTGGAGGATGAATTTCTCTATCAGGTGGTGGACGCGCTGGATGAGGTGGCGGAGGAAACCGGGAAATCCGTGCCCCAGGTGGCGCTGAACTGGCTGCTCCAGCGGCCCACGGTTTCCAGCGTGATCATCGGCGCGCGGAATGAGGAACAACTGAAGCAGAACCTCGGCGCGGTCGGCTGGAACCTCACGAAGGAACAGGTCGCGAAGCTGGATGAAGCCAGCAAGCGCCCCTTCGCCTATCCTTATTTCCACCAGCAGGGATTCGCGGAGCGGAACCCGTTCCCGGTCTGA
- the def gene encoding peptide deformylase — protein MIREIVQYGHPVLRQRCQPVTVVDDSLVELVNDMLETMVDANGVGLAAPQVGIDLRLAVVDISHDPESISYFRVNGEDANLEDYMPLVFINPELEFGQEKEWGQEGCLSIQGIRAEVRRPMDVKATLPQLDGSVLVIESDGLLSRAIQHETDHLNGILFTERLSAASKVALKNRLKKLLAENTEM, from the coding sequence ATGATCCGTGAAATCGTCCAATACGGCCACCCCGTCCTCCGCCAGCGCTGCCAACCTGTCACCGTGGTTGACGATTCATTGGTGGAACTGGTGAACGACATGCTCGAAACCATGGTGGATGCCAACGGCGTCGGCCTGGCCGCCCCGCAGGTGGGCATCGACCTGCGGCTGGCGGTGGTCGATATCTCCCACGATCCGGAAAGCATTTCCTATTTCCGCGTGAACGGGGAAGACGCCAACCTGGAGGACTACATGCCGCTGGTGTTCATCAATCCGGAACTGGAATTCGGCCAGGAAAAGGAATGGGGACAGGAAGGCTGCCTGAGCATCCAGGGCATCCGCGCGGAAGTCCGCCGCCCGATGGATGTGAAGGCCACCCTGCCGCAGTTGGACGGCTCCGTCCTGGTCATCGAGTCGGACGGGCTGCTTTCCCGTGCGATCCAGCATGAGACGGACCACTTGAACGGCATCCTGTTCACCGAGCGGCTGTCCGCGGCGAGCAAGGTCGCGCTCAAAAACCGCCTCAAGAAGCTGCTGGCGGAAAATACGGAAATGTAG